The genomic stretch GGTGCTGCCCTCGGTCGACTGCGTTTTCTGTCCGATCGACTGTATCAGCCATGATGCCTGCGTGCGCGTCAAGAGCGGCTGCAAGAAATTCAAGAAGGCCTTCATTCCGCTGCGCAACGGCTCCAAGTCCTCGCTGGAACGCGCGCTGCAGACCATGAGCGAGCGCAATTCGTGATAGGCGGGATGTATGAGGGCAGGGCGGTCGGCCTGATCGGGCTGCATGCGTGGCCTGGCTGCAGGTGTGCGACGATCGGCGGCGTAGGCCTTGCGGCGCCTGGCGAAGCCGCCATTCTCCCATTCACCCCTCGAGACTCCACAAGACCGCCTTCCGGCGGGAATAGCCGGGCCGAGGTGATTGACCTCGCCTGCCGGCGCAACCATTTCTTATCAGTATGACAAACCGCGTGAGGTGTTCCATGTATGTCGCGATGAACCGGTTCAGGATTGCCATTGGCTCCGAGGAGGAATTCGAAGCTGTATGGAAAGGGCGCGATTCGCGGCTTTCCGAGTTGCACGGCTTCATCTCCTTTCATCTTCTCAGGGGCAAGACCTTCGAGGACGAGGGCTACACGCTCTATGCATCGCATACGCTGTGGGAGAACGAGGATGCGTTTTCCGCCTGGACCCGTTCCGAGCAGTTCCGCGACGCCCACAGGAATGCCGGCGAGCGCAAGGTGAACTATCTCGGCCACCCGGAATTCGAGGGTTTCAACAGCGTGGAGGGCGCATGAATGGCTGATCCGGTCGACATTGCCGTCCTGCCCGTCCTGCCGTCACTTGATCTTGCCGAGACCAAGGCGTTCTACACGGAAAAGCTCGGCCTCTCTGAAGTCGTGCACGAGGATGGGACCTACCTCATCCTGAGGCGTCCGGGGATGGAGTTGCATTTCTGGCTGACGGACGACCGCGGACTTTGTGAAAACACCTCGATCTATATCCGCGGCGGCGGCATTGATGCGCTTCACGCCGAGTTCTCGATGCGCGGCATCGTGGATGAGCGCGGCTTCAAGCTGCGCGAATGGAACATGAAGGAATTCTACGTCTACGATCCGCACGGCAATCTGCTGCGCTTCGGGCGCATTCCAGGCGAAGAAGCGGAATAGCCTTCAGCCCTTGCGCGCGGGCATCAGGGCGGCAAGGGCGACCAGCAGCCAGCTTGCAATCACCGATGTGCCGCCGATGGGGGCGGCCATGGGGAAGAAGCCGAAGCCCAGATAGGCGCGCGCCACAAGGTCTCCGGCAAACATCACCGTCCCGAAAACCATCAGAATGCCAGCGGCAAGAGCGGCTGCCGTGCGCACGGAAAGCAGGGCAAGGCCGATCAGCGCCGGGCCGTTGGCGAGGCAGACGAGGGCTGCGGAAAGCAGCACCGCGCTGTCGCCGTGATAGGAGGCTGCCGCCAGCATGATGCCGGCAGCGCCCGTGAGGCCGGCGAAGAACAGCAATATCCGGGCGGGGAGCGTCAGGGCGGTCATTGGGTCAGGCCTTGTTCTGCATGTGGTAGGCGAGCTTTTCCACCGGCGGCAGGATGATCGCCCTCAGCTTCATGTCGGGCACGGTCTCTTCCAGCGCACGGCGGAAGCACAAGAGCCACTCGTCACGCTCTTCCGGCCCGATCGGCGCCGGCATGTGGCGCATCCTCAGCCGGGGGTGGCCGTGTTTTTCCACATAGACCGGCGGTCCGCCGAGATAGCCCGTCAGATAGTCGCGGAACTTCGCCTCCGACCCCTTAAGATCGTCCGGGTGGATCGCCCGGCAATGGGCCGCTTCCGGCAGGCTGTCCATCAGTTCATAGAAACGGCGCGTCAGGCGTTCGACCGTATCGGCCCCGCCAATGGCCTCGTAGAGGCTGATCGTTTCCTTTGCGTCCATCGCTTCATGCCCGGATCGTTGCTTCGTCTCTCCGATGTAACCATTTCAGGCAGGGATGCAATGCAGCGAAACGCCTTTTTCCGTCAGCACCGCGCGCTGCGCCTCGTCCAGTTCGTCGCCCGTCAGCACGGCGGAGAAAGTCTCGAGACCGGTCAGGAAATGCAGGCCCGGGCGGCCGAATTTGGTATGGTCGGCCAGAAGCACGCGCCGTTCCGCGCCCTTGACGATCAGCCGTTTGGTCTGGACCACTTCCGGATCCTGGTGAAAGGCCTCGCCCTCATAGATGGCCGAGGCCGAGATGAAGCCGATATCGGCGCGAAGCCCGCGCAGCGCGTCCTCGGTCAGGAGGCCGAAAAAGCCGTTGAACTTGCGGCTGTACTGGCCGCCGAGCGCCATCAGCTCGATGCCCGCGACGCCGGCCAGTTCGGATATCACACTCAGATTGTTAGATATCACAGTCAACGGCAGGCGCTGGGACAGGTGGGCTGCGAGATTGGCCGCGGTCGATGAATCGTCGATCATCAGCGTCATGCCGGGCTCGATGAATGCGGCGGCGGCCGCCGCGATCCGGGCTTTCTCGCCCGCGGCGATTTTCTGGCGATAGCGGAAATCGGCCTGGAACATGGCCGAGGATTGGACGGAAGCGCCGCCGCGCATCTTGCGTAGCTGACCGGACGCTTCCAGCTCATCGAGGTCGCGATGCACCGTCATCTTGGAAACCCGGAAACGCTGGCTCAATTCCTCCACGCTGGCCGTACCGCGCTCCATCAGCAGCGCCATCATCGCCGCGCGTCTTTCATCCGCCTTCAAGGCATTCTCCTTCGCCGTATGTGTCCGAATAATTGATATAACATCAAGATTAGCGGTATATATCACATATAGAAACGATTAAAATAACAAATATAATGATATTTATAAAATAATCTTGTGATTTCGCATTCCCGCATTATCATTGACTCACAATAAGGCCATGCGCCGATGGCGCGGCTTGACGCTTGGCAATCACATTCAAGCCTGCGTCGGCTATGGCGTTGGTCAGGCAACAGGAGAATTTGTTATGGCCCGGGTTACCTTGAGACAATTGCTCGATCACGCCGCCGAACACGGCTATGGCGTGCCCGCCTACAATATCAACAATATGGAGCAGGGGCTGGCGATCATGGCGGCCGCCCAGAAGACGTCCTCGCCGGTGATCATCCAGGCAAGCCGCGGCGCGCGCGCCTACGCCAACGACCTGATCCTGGCGAAGCTGATCGACGGGCTGGCCGAGCTCTATCCCGACATTCCGCTCGTCATGCATCTCGACCACGGCAATTCCGAGCCAACCTGCATGACGGCGATCCAGTACGGTTTCACCTCGGTGATGATGGATGGTTCGCTGAAGGCCGACGGCAAGACGCCGGCCGACTATGAGTACAATGCCGGCGTGACGAAACGCGTCTGTGACTTCTCGCACTGGGCCGGCGTGTCGGTGGAAGGCGAGATCGGCGTTCTCGGTTCGCTGGAAACGGGCGAGGGCGAGAAGGAAGACGGCCACGGCTTCGAGGGCAAGCTCGACCACGACCAGCTTCTGACTGATCCTGACCAGGCCGTCCAGTTCGTCAAGGATACGCAGGTCGATGCGCTTGCCGTTGCCATGGGCACCAGCCACGGCGCCTACAAGTTCACCCGCAAGCCCGATGGCGAAGTGCTGGCGATGAACGTGATCGAGGAGATCCACCGCCGCCTGCCGGATACGCACCTCGTCATGCATGGCTCGTCCTCCGTGCCGGAAGAGCTGCAGGAAATCATCAACAAATATGGCGGCGAGATGAAGCCGACCTGGGGCGTGCCGGTTGAGGAAATCCAGCGCGGCATCAAGCACGGCGTGCGCAAGGTCAATATCGACACCGACAACCGCATGGCCATGACCGGCGCGATCCGCAAGGTGTTTGCCGAAAACCCGTCGGAGTTCGACCCGCGCAAATATCTCAAGCCCGCCATGGAGGCGATGACCAAGCTCTGCATCGAGCGCTTCGAGGCTTTCGGCACGGCCGGCCACGCCGAAAAGATCAAGCCGATCCCGCTGTCGGACATGGCCAGGCGCTACGCCGACGGCTCGCTTTCGCCGAAGATCGGTTGAGCGGGTGCAGGCGCTGCCAAAAGGCCGCTTCTTTCGCAGCGGCTTCAGTTTGTTAACGAACCTCGCCACCCATATGCACGTCATCCTCGGGCTTGTCCCGAGGATCTAGCCACCCCTCCTTGCGAGCGGAGCGGGTGGTTGGTGATATTCTGTTTTCAAAATGGATTTTGGTCGCATGCGCCTGTCGCGCTGAAACTTGCTCTGATGCTCGGGACAAGCCCGAGCATGACGGCAATGCGTGGAGTTTGCTTTGTCGCCAGTCTGACGCCGCCGCCTTCGCGGCGGCTTTGCCGCTTCCAGGTCTCGCCATCGGCAGACCCGCCCTCAGTGGATCCCCTTGGTCAGCCCCTGCACAAAATAGCGGTTCAGAAACAGAATCACGACCACGATCGGGATGGTGGAGAAGTGCGCCAGCGCGCCGAGCGTGCCCCAGGTGATGTCCTTGGTGCCGTAGGCGGACAGAAGTGCGACCGAGAGCGGTTTTGATTCAAGCCGCGTCAGGAACATCGGGTAGAGGAAGTCGTTCCAGGAAAACATCAGGCAGAAGAGCACGCAGGCGATGATGCCCGCTCTTACGGCCGGCAGCGCCACCTTGAAGAAGGCGCCGAACTGGCTGCAGCCATCCGTCAGCGCGGCTTCCTCCAGCTCCGGCGGCAGGCCTCGAAAATAGGAAAACATCAGCCAGGTGACGAAGGCGGAGTTGAGCATGGAGTTGATCAGCACCACCGACATCCAGCTTCCGAGCAGGCCGATATCGCGCATCATCAGGTAAAACGGAATGAGGGCCGCGACCGAGGGGATCATCCGGATCGCCATCAGGAAATAGGCAATGCCCATGGCATAGCGGCTTTTCGAGCGCGCCAGCGCATAGCCCGCCGGCACGCCGAGCGCCAGCGACAGGATCACCGAACCGGCGGCGATCAGGACGCTGGAGCGCAAGAGGCTCCAGACATCGAACAGCCGGAAGATTGTCCGGAACTGATCGAGCGTGGGCGAAAAACCAAAGGTCGGCGGGATCGAAAAGATCGCGCCGGAAGGCTTGTAAGCCGTGGTTGCAAGCCACAGGAAGGGCGCCAGAAAGAAAACCAGCATGACGACGAGAAAGGCGCGGCGGCCCGCCTGAAACCAGTATTTTGCCGTCATTTTCCGTTCGCCTTCTTGTCTGCGTGGCGGATCATCATCACGAAAGCAGCTGCGATGACCGCGATGATCAAGAGGGTGAGGTTGGCGATCGCCGAGGCGCGGCCGATATTGAAGAACTCGAGTCCCTGCTTGACCGCATGCAGCATCAGCGTGTTGGTGGCATTGCCCGGCCCGCCGCCGGTTGCCACATAGACCGTGTCGAACACCCGGAAGGCATCGACGGTGCGCAGGATGAGCGCCAGCAGCACGGCCGGAAGCATCAGCGGGATGACGATGATCCTGAGCTTCTGCGGGCCCGTCGCGCCGTCAACCGAGGCGGCCTCGAGAATGTCGGAGGGCAGGGCCTTGAGGCCCGCGAGCAGGATCAGCGCCACAAGCGGCGTCCATTCCCACACATCGATGAAGATCAGGGTGGCGAGCGCTGCGTGCTGGTCGGCGAGGAGGCCGCGCGGGTCCGTCAGGCCCCATTCGGCGAGAAAATAGCCGATCATGCCGTAATCGGCGGCGAGCAGCCCCTTGAAGATGAGGCCGACAACCAGCGGCGTGATGGTGACGGGGATCAGGATCAGCGCCAGCGCGAGCCGGTTGAACCGGTCGTCGCGCCAGAGCGCCAGCGCCAGCATGAAGCCGAGCAGCAGTTCGAAGAACACCGCGCCGAGGGTGAAGATCGCGGTGTTGATCAGCGCCTGCCGGCTTACCGGATCGGTGATGATCTCGACATAATTGTCGAGACCGGCGAATTTCGTCCGCTGCGGGCGGATCAGATTGTAGTCGTAAAGGCTGTACCAGATGCCTTGCGCCAGCGGCCAGATGCCGACCACCAGCACATAGGCGACCACGGGAACGGCCATGATGACGAGAAACAGCTTTCGCCGCGCGGCAAAGGGCATGCCCTTGGGTTCGACCAGTTCGATGCCCGGATGATCTGCGATCGCACTCACGCGCGTAACCTCGGTTTTACTATCCATGCGAGAGCCGGACCGCCCGGACGCTGACGGGCGGTCCGCTGATGCAAACGCTGTTCTCAGAACAGCTCTTCGGCCTGCGCCTGCGCGGCGTCGAGCGCTTCCTTCGGATCGGCATCGCCGACCAGCACGGAATTGACCGCGGTGCCGAGGAAATCCTGGATTTGCGGATATTCCGGGATGCGCGGACGGTAGTCATAATTGCCGTTCTCGAAAGTTTCGGCAAGCACCGGCAGGAACGGGAATTTTTCCAGCAGGTCGGGATCGGTCATCTCGCTCTTGCGCAGGAAGCTGCCGGCGCCCATGAGATTGAATTCCTTGTGGATCTCCGGGCTGGTCAGCCATTTGATGAAGGCCCAGGCGGCCTCCTGTTCTTCCGGGGAAACGTCGGCGTTGATGGCCATGCCCCAGCCGCCGATGCCGTAGCTCGGGGCCGCGCTGCCCGAATGCGGGGCGGTGGTGATGGCGACGTCATCGACGACCTTGGAAATCTCCGGATTGTAATAGCCGGGCGCGCCGACAGACCATGTTTGCATCAGCGCCGCAACGCCCTGGCGGAAGCTTTCCTCGCGCCCGCCCCAGTCATAGCCGGCAGCGCCGGGCGGCGCCGCCTTGCGGAACAGGTCGCGATAGACCTTCAGGCTTTCCACATTGGCATCGGAATTGAGCGTCGGCATGCCGTCCTCGCCCATGATCGCGCCGCCCATCTCGCTGTTGTACTGCATCCAGTCCTGGGCGCTGGCCGGGCCCTTCTGGCCGTTGGCGACAAAGCCGTAGAGGCCGGCGTCCGGATCGGTCAGCTTTTCGGCGGCGGCGACGAATTCTTCCATGGTCGTCGGCGCTTCAAGGCCGGCTGCATCCAGCCGGGTCTTGTTATAGGCCAGCACATTGGCATAGCCGGCAAAGGGGAAAGCAACCTGCCGGCCCTCGAAATTGCCGAGGCCCATCATCAGCTTGGGGTAGATGTCGTCGACGTCGATCTCGTCGGCATCGCGCTCGATCAGCTCTGAAAGCTCGACCGAATAGCCGTTTTCGGCGTATTCTCCCGCCCAGACGATATCCATGGTGACAAGGTCGTAGCCTTCGGTGTCGCCGATATAGTCGGCGGTGGTCTTGGTCAGGAGCGAGCCGTAGTCGAGAATGTCGACCTTCACGGTCGCGCCTGTCTCTTCCTCGAATTTCGGCGCCAGTTCGGCGATCACCGGCGCGAACTGGTCGTTCTGAGAGGCGATAGTGAGCGTGATGCCCGAAAAGGGCTTGTCCTGCGCAAGGGCGGTGGAGCCCATCAGGCAGGCGAGAAGCCCCGCTGTCGCAAGCTTTGCGGCGTCTGCGTTTTTCATACTGTTCCCCTTTGTGTCATGCATCTGTTGTTGGAATGAATGTCATGATCGATAAACACTATACATCAAACAAAAACGCACTCAAGCGCACTTGACAAAAAAAGAATTCAAGTAAAAAATCACAAAAAAGAACATTATCGCCCAAAAATCAGACAAATCCGGCCTGTTTTGCCTGAAAATTGAGCAAACGCCTGATCGGGAACCAGAATGCAGTGCCTGACCGACTTTTCGACGCCCTTGTCCGGCGACCTTGAGCAACGCCTTGAACGGCTCGCCGCACGCGCGGCCTGGGAGATGGACTGTATCGAGGCAGCGGCGCCGATTTGGCTGAAGAAGCCGGAGAAAGAGGCGCGTTACAATGTCGTGATTGTCGGGGCCGGGCTGAACGGGCTCTCGGCCGCCTTCGCGCTGAGGCGTCGCGGCATCGAGGGCGTTCTCGTGATCGATCAGGCCGAGGCCGGGCGCGAGGGGCCGTGGGTCACGTCCGCGCGCATGAAGACGCTGCGCTCCCCGAAGACGCTGGCCGGACCCGATTTCGGCATTCCGAGCCTGAGCCCGCGCGCATGGTATGAAGCGGTTTACGGCGCCGAAACCTTTGCCGGTCTCGAGAAGATCGGCCGCGAGGACTGGATGCGCTACATGCTCTGGTTCCGCAGGGCGAGCGGCGTGACGGTCTGCAATGAAACCCGGCTTGAGGCGGTGGCCGAGGCCGACGACGGCGTGCGCCTGACGATCTCCGGCAATGGCTCTCTGCCCGGCGAGATCACCTGCCGGAGGCTGGTCATGGCAAACGGCATGGATGGCTGCGGCGGGCCTTATGTGCCTGAAAATGTCGCCGCGCTTCCCAAAGCGTTCTGGACACACAGCGCCGAGCAGGGTGAAGACGGCCATCTGAAGGGCAAGGACGTTATCGTTCTGGGTTCCGCGACCTCCAGTTTCGACTGGGCGGTGACCGCGCTGGAGAACGGCGCGCGGCGTGTCACCATGGTGGCGCGCGCTAAGGAGCTTGCCTGCACCGAGGTGCTGGCGTGGACCAATTTTCCGGGCTATCTCGGCGCCTTTGCCGAACTGCCGGATGTGGAGAAATGGCGCTTCTCGCGGCATTATTATGATCTGAAGGTGCCGCCGACGCAGGACCAGTATGACCGCGCCACCGCCTGTCCGAATTTCATTATGGAACTCGGTAGCGGCATCACATCGCTTGCCATCGAGAATGGCCGCATCCGCGCCGAGACAAGGAACGGCACACTGATGGCCGATCACATTCTGCTGGGCACCGGCTACAGCATCGATTTTTCCATGCGGCCGGAGCTTGTCCCCCTCAACGGGCGCTTTGCCTATTGGCGCGACCGTTTCACGCCGCCGAACGGCGAAGATTGCCCGCCGGTCTTGCACGCGCCGTATCTCGGGCGCACATTCGAGCTGACGCCGATGGATGCGGTGAGCGATCGCTGGGTCTCGCGCATCCATATGTTCAATGGCGGCGCGGTGCCAAGCCTTGGACCGGTGTCCAATGGTATCACCGGGATCAAATACGGCATTGCCCGCATCGCCGACGGCATGACGCGGGCCTTCTTTCTGGAAGACGCCGCGCGCTTCCGGGGAGAGCTTGCCGGCTACCGCGAACAGCATTTCAATCCGCGCGGAAAGGTTTCGGCCTGACAGCCGGGGAGGACAATATGACAACACCGCTGACACTCGATGCCGTTCTGGCGAAGGCCCAGACACGCAGCGTCGAATTTCCCTATTTGCTCGCCAATCACGTGCCGATGGTGTTGATTGCGCTCGACCGGCTCGGAGCATCGCCCGAGCGGCTCGATGAATGGTACGAGGCCTATCGCGATGCCCATGCCCTGCCGCCTGTCGCGGAACCAGTGGCGCCGGTCAATCCCGCCGACTGGCAGGAAGCGCTGGGCGAGCGTGCGCGCGAGGCGGATTATCGCGGCTTTTTTGTCGGCGAGGCGCAGCGGCTCGGCATTGACCGGGCGATCCGCACCTATCTGCCGGCGATGACGCAGGGCATCGCGGGAAGCGCAACCCATCCGCTGATGCGGCTTGCCTATGGCGTGTTGAAGAACGACGCCCGCGAGGTCGGTCACGCGCTTGGCTACTGGGCGGCGACCTATCTGCCGCTTCCGGGGCCTGGTCGTTTCGACGCCGATACGGATGATCCGGCGGAGGTGCTGGCCGGCATCGCCGAGATCGAGGGCATCCGCGATTACGAGACCGAAACCGACCTGCTCTGGCACAATATCCGTGCCGTCGGCGCGCTTCCGGGCTTTGCGCCGGTGATCGACCGGCTGCGCTTTCACGACAACACGGTGCGGCGGATGACCGAGGTCTCGCTCGTCGCCTTTGCCTTCACGCTCGATTTTTCCGCGCTTCACGCCGTCACCGGCATGCACTGGATGCGCCTCGTCACCCCGCATGTGGACGAGGATAAGGTGGAGCCGCTCTACCGTGCTTTCTGGCAGGTGATCGCGGCGCTTGTGCCGAAGATCGGCTTTCCGGTCTTCCCCACGGCCGATGAGGTGCAGGACATGCGCGAACGTGCCGCTCCCGACTGGCCGGAGATCAAGGCCGCGGCCATTGCCTCCTATGACGAACATGACGTCAGCCTGATCTTTTCCGCCTCCGAGGAGCAGAAAGCCTGGGGCGGCGACCGGCTCTACCGCGTCGCCGCCGCCCGCCGCCTTCGCCTGATCGACTGAGGAAAGCCATTGCCCACATCTATTGCCGTTGAAAACATCCGCAATCATCGGGGCGAGCGCGTTACGCTTCTGGTCGAAGGAGGGTGCGTCGCCGGTTTCGGGCCGGAAGGAGCGGCAGAGGTGCCGGACGCGGCAGAGCGGATCGACGGAGCCGACCGGATGATCCTGCCTGGGCTGGTCGACGGGCATATCCATCTCGACAAGACGCTGATCGGCCTTCCCTTCATTCCGCATATTCGGGGTGATACCGTCGCCAAACGGATCGCCGCCGAGCGCGAGCTGCGCCGCACGGTGGCGCTTCCCGTGACGGCGCGCGGCGGCGCGCTGATCGAGAAGATCGCAGCGCTCGGCACGGTCGCCGTCAGAAGCCATGTGGATATTGACGCCGAGATCGGCCTCAAGGGCCTCGAGCAGGTGCTGTCGCTGAGACAAAGCCACGGTCATCTGGTCGACATTGAGATTGTCGCCTTTCCGCAGTCCGGCATTATCCGTGATCCTGGCACGGCCGACCTCCTGCACGAGGCGGTCGCGGCGGGCGCGGATCTCGTCGGCGGGCTGGATCCGGCCGGCATTGATGATGATATCGAGGGTCATCTCGATGCGGTCTTTGCCGTTGCCGAGAGGCACAATGTCGGCGTCGACCTGCATCTGCATGATGGCGGCGCGCTGGGCGCTTTCGAACTGCGCCAGATCGCCGAGCGTACGATCGCGCTGTCGCTTCAGGGCAGGGTGGCGGTCAGCCATGCCTTCTGCCTTGGCGAGCTGGACGACGCGGAATTCAGCCGGACGGCGTCGCTTCTGGCGCGTGCCGAAGTCTCGATCATGACCAACGGCCCCGGTCCGGTGCCGATGCCGCCGGTCAGGCGACTGGCTGAAGCAGGCGTCCGGGTCTTCGCCGGCTCCGACAATATCCGCGATGCCTGGTCGCCTTTCGGCAATGGCGATCTGATCGAACGCGCCGGCATCATCTGCGACCGGCAGGATTTCCGCGCTGACGATGACCTGGAGCGGGCCTTTGCGCTTGTGACCCAAGCCTCCGGCGCGGTGCTCGGTCGAGCGGAGCCGCTTGCCAAAGGCGCGCCCGCCGATTTCATGCTGGTCGATTGCGGCAGCATTGCCGAAACGCTGGCCGAGCGCCCCGTGAGCCGCGCCGTGTTCAAGGCCGGGTGCAAGGTTGCCGAAGCCGGGCGGCTGGTGTGATCTGATGGCTGAGATCGACTTTCTTATCCGCAACGCCCAACTTTCTGGGCAGGACATGCCGGTCGATATCGCCTTTGCCGGTGATCGCATCGCCTCTGTTGCAAGCGGCATCATCTGCGATGCGCCGTCTTTTGATGCCGGTGGCAGGCTGGCCACGCCGGGGCTGACCGAAACCCATATCCACCTCGACAAGGCCGGGATCATCGCTCGTTGCGCGCTGTGCGAGGGTACGCTTGCCGAGGCCGTGCGGGAAACCGCGAAGGCCAAGGCCGCCTTCACCGAGGCGGATGTCTATGCCCGCGCGGCAAAAGTGGTCGAGCAGGCGATATCGCAAGGCACGATGCTGATGCGCACCTTCGTCGAGGTCGATCCGCGCGCCGGCTTCCGTTCCTTCGAGGCGATCAGGGCGATCCGCCGCGACTATGCCGATGCGATCGAAATCATCATCTCAGCCTTCGCGCAGGAGGGGCTGACGAACGATCCGGGCACGGAGGAGATGCTGGCCGAGGCGCTGGCAAATGGCGCCGATCAGGTCGGCGGCTGTCCCTATACCGATGCCGATCCGGCCACCCATGTGACAAAGATTTTCGATCTTGCCGAGCGTTTTGGCGTCAATGTCGATTTCCACGTCGATTTTGACC from Martelella sp. AD-3 encodes the following:
- a CDS encoding amidohydrolase translates to MPTSIAVENIRNHRGERVTLLVEGGCVAGFGPEGAAEVPDAAERIDGADRMILPGLVDGHIHLDKTLIGLPFIPHIRGDTVAKRIAAERELRRTVALPVTARGGALIEKIAALGTVAVRSHVDIDAEIGLKGLEQVLSLRQSHGHLVDIEIVAFPQSGIIRDPGTADLLHEAVAAGADLVGGLDPAGIDDDIEGHLDAVFAVAERHNVGVDLHLHDGGALGAFELRQIAERTIALSLQGRVAVSHAFCLGELDDAEFSRTASLLARAEVSIMTNGPGPVPMPPVRRLAEAGVRVFAGSDNIRDAWSPFGNGDLIERAGIICDRQDFRADDDLERAFALVTQASGAVLGRAEPLAKGAPADFMLVDCGSIAETLAERPVSRAVFKAGCKVAEAGRLV
- a CDS encoding amidohydrolase family protein, which gives rise to MAEIDFLIRNAQLSGQDMPVDIAFAGDRIASVASGIICDAPSFDAGGRLATPGLTETHIHLDKAGIIARCALCEGTLAEAVRETAKAKAAFTEADVYARAAKVVEQAISQGTMLMRTFVEVDPRAGFRSFEAIRAIRRDYADAIEIIISAFAQEGLTNDPGTEEMLAEALANGADQVGGCPYTDADPATHVTKIFDLAERFGVNVDFHVDFDLKPEGSDLGAIIAETKRRGYQGRVSIGHATKLSALGPQAFAAALAELAEAGIALTVLPATDLYLNGREFTHLVPRGMTPGHRLIAAGGIAALSTNNVLNPFTPFGDASLMRMANLYANIAQLGTPDDLQTVFDMVCAQAERLLGRQPATIAAGAPANVVLFDAETPAEAVATAAPALAGWRNGTMTFERPRPRLFGSPRT